A DNA window from Helianthus annuus cultivar XRQ/B chromosome 15, HanXRQr2.0-SUNRISE, whole genome shotgun sequence contains the following coding sequences:
- the LOC110867068 gene encoding uncharacterized protein LOC110867068: MIHHISGKSWPVSLRSVSGECVITDGWSNVVRDLQLPNNTLLRLRVMEDQNMQIDCFIQNICGESFVTVNRYGSLNIIVIPDDYVRTCYTYSPVNDYYNIYAEGKIWKVETERINDNYVLTKGCPKLFHDLGIEDDDILLLMKMDSVTFELKIYRKGVEIASNNKEESEEDSLLEIPRDSYYKSVDFNFSQDNDSNDQEIAEMDEDEKEISKEGPNSMKKKEAKETKKEDVLILNIIIDKSFHSYVYIYLFNYCWLLLIEVVHCLKSLKKKENRLPSIVTSPTKKSRWREQKWKCQTYQQLNEKLVAD, encoded by the exons ATGATACATCATATAAGTGGGAAAAGTTGGCCAGTTTCGTTGAGAAGTGTAAGTGGTGAATGCGTTATAACTGACGGATGGAGTAATGTGGTAAGGGACCTTCAGTTGCCAAATAACACGTTATTGCGCTTAAGGGTAATGGAAGACCAAAACATGCAAATCGATTGTTTCATCCAAAACATATGTGGTGAATCTTTTGTGACAGTAAACCGTTACGGAAGTTTAAATATTATA GTGATTCCGGATGATTATGTAAGAACATGTTACACTTACTCGCCAGTGAACGATTATTATAACATATATGCAGAAGGCAAGATTTGGAAAGTTGAGACCGAAAGAATCAACGATAATTATGTTCTTACAAAAGGTTGTCCAAAGCTATTTCATGATCTTGGAATCGAAGACGATGATATACTCTTGTTGATGAAGATGGACAGCGTCACATTTGAATTGAAAATTTATCGGAAAGGAGTTGAAATAGCGAGTAACAACAAAGAAGAAAGCGAAGAAGACTCTTTGCTGGAAATACCTAGGGACTCATATTACAAAAGCGTTGACTTC AACTTCAGTCAAGATAATGATTCAAACGATCAAGAAATAGCAGAG ATGGATGAAGATGAAAAAGAAATTTCAAAAGAAGGACCGAACAGTATGAAGAAAAAAGAggcaaaagaaacaaaaaaagaaGATGTACTTATTTTAAACATAATAATAGATAAGTCTTTTCATTCATATGTGtacatatatttatttaattattgttGGCTATTATTAATTGAAGTTGTTCATTGTCTCAAAagcttaaaaaaaaaagaaaacagatTGCCGAGTATTGTAACCAGCCCGACAAAAAAAAGCCGATGGAGGGAACAGAAGTGGAAATGCCAGACGTATCAACAGTTGAACGAAAAACTCGTAGCCGATTG A
- the LOC110913864 gene encoding putative F-box protein At3g23260, with translation MQRLEFEMFANEILSRLPTKYVARLRCVSKQWRYELSSHLFAIIHYRRMANNPYRKVIMFTNASIDIHNLIGGKLDISSGKSISFPVDTHLSNLIILASHYGILLMCIQWRPNELILWNPTTNKFLNLCDKKPKNFFDLREDAVGIYMDSSNDLKILLLQRRNDAVIPRVYSRNTREWKTLTFLKGADYASTLFWWSSGTLCNNVLYFPSPHYWTPAKSYTIAFDVESETFYKVSIPQSTDLFGRQWSFLNIRNTLHMFIVVETPKTIVKLYKFEDEIWSEVSSFRSGKLFYSVDSWLNKLAENKGETWTVNVDRGGIIEIQIGMKDSQYLRDAERFQGIYNVASFEETVVSPI, from the coding sequence ATGCAACGTCTTGAATTTGAAATGTTTGCTAACGAAATCCTATCAAGGCTACCAACAAAGTATGTTGCTCGATTAAGATGTGTTTCTAAACAATGGCGTTATGAACTGTCGTCACATTTGTTTGCGATTATACACTATCGCCGTATGGCTAATAACCCTTATCGTAAGGTTATCATGTTTACCAACGCATCAATTGATATTCATAACTTGATTGGAGGAAAGTTAGACATTTCTTCAGGGAAGAGTATTTCCTTCCCTGTTGACACCCATCTTTCCAATCTAATCATTCTTGCTTCTCATTATGGTATTTTACTGATGTGCATTCAGTGGCGTCCGAACGAAttgattctttggaatccaacgACTAACAAATTTTTGAATTTGTGTGATAAGAAACCTAAAAATTTTTTTGATTTAAGGGAAGATGCAGTTGGGATTTATATGGATTCGTCTAACGATCTAAAAATATTACTTCTCCAACGTCGTAATGATGCTGTTATACCGCGTGTGTATTCTCGGAACACACGTGAATGGAAAACTTTAACTTTCTTGAAAGGAGCGGATTACGCTTCAACTTTATTTTGGTGGTCTTCCGGAACTTTATGcaataatgttttatattttccATCTCCACACTATTGGACGCCTGCTAAAAGTTATACCATTGCTTTTGATGTCGAATCTGAAACTTTTTATAAGGTTTCGATACCCCAATCTACTGATCTTTTTGGTCGCCAATGGAGTTTTCTCAACATCCGCAACACACTTCATATGTTTATTGTTGTAGAGACCCCTAAAACAATCGTGAAGCTATATAAATTTGAAGATGAAATATGGTCAGAAGTGTCGTCGTTTAGAAGCGGAAAGTTATTTTATTCAGTTGATTCATGGCTTAACAAATTAGCTGAGAACAAAGGTGAAACTTGGACTGTTAACGTCGACCGGGGTGGTATTATCGAGATACAAATTGGAATGAAGGACTCTCAATACTTACGAGACGCAGAGAGATTTCAGGGAATATATAATGTAGCATCGTTTGAAGAGACCGTTGTCTCACCTATTTAG
- the LOC110911877 gene encoding transcription factor bHLH112 isoform X1 — protein sequence MAEEFQAEVCGGTWWSSPRTTFTSSPFMGSYGGCWQNEVIMNMKTRSTDESSGGCATTISPDSAFQTPSTTTNWNQALLVNGTSDQEGYNQTLSEILNIPAGMNQEQASTFITSSGDCTGNLVSTSYGYPTSLLQNLLCSSPAPPPPLRPAAPVQQPLYGFQTNLDDIGTVSSMPRGLHLANKTPFWNTSALDLNDNRAGFFTSSQSRFVSSMYEEKPNCHNIKTQNKEIRDMGSSVKKSSGEPTFKRQRLETPSPLPTFKVRKEKLGDRVTALQQLVSPFGKTDTASVLHEAIEYIKHLHDQVNVLSTPYMKNGATMQVQQINDKMKDNPDGAKQQDLRSRGLCLVPVSSTFPVATEIAPEYWTPSFGSTFK from the exons ATGGCAGAAGAATTTCAGGCAGAGGTATGCGGTGGAACATGGTGGAGTTCACCTAGAACAACCTTCACCAGTTCACCATTTATGGGCAGCTATGGAGGCTGCTGGCAAAACGAGGTAATCATGAACATGAAGACAAGGTCAACCGACGAGTCGTCGGGTGGTTGTGCCACCACTATCTCGCCGGATTCCGCCTTTCAGACACCGTCTACAACCACCAATTGGAATCAAGCTTTATTGGT AAATGGAACAAGTGATCAAGAGGGTTACAACCAAACCCTATCAGAAATCTTGAACATTCCAGCAGGTATGAACCAAGAACAGGCTTCAACTTTCATTACAAGCTCTGGTGATTGCACCGGAAACTTGGTTAGCACATCGTATGGTTACCCTACAAGTTTGCTACAAAATTTATTATGTTCATCGCcagcgccaccaccaccactgagGCCAGCAGCACCAGTACAACAACCACTTTATGGTTTTCAAACAAATTTAGATGATATTGGTACAGTTTCAAGCATGCCTAGAGGTTTACACTTGGCCAACAAGACACCTTTCTGGAACACATCAGCGTTGGATTTAAACGATAATCGAGCGGGCTTTTTCACTTCTTCGCAGTCTAGATTCGTGTCGTCGATGTATGAAGAGAAACCCAATTGTCATAACATCAAG ACTCAAAACAAGGAAATTCGAGACATGGGGTCATCAGTGAAGAAAAGTTCCGGTGAACCTACATTCAAGCGACAACGTCTCGAAACACCATCACCATTGCCTACATTTAAG GTTCGAAAAGAGAAACTAGGAGATCGAGTCACTGCGCTCCAGCAATTAGTTTCGCCATTCGGAAAG ACTGATACAGCATCTGTTCTCCATGAAGCCATTGAATACATTAAACACCTCCATGATCAAGTCAAT GTTTTAAGTACCCCTTATATGAAAAATGGAGCTACTATGCAAGTGCAACAA ATCAATGACAAAATGAAAGACAACCCGGATGGAGCTAAACAACAAGACTTAAGGAGCCGAGGACTTTGCCTCGTGCCTGTGTCGAGTACTTTCCCTGTTGCTACCGAGATTGCGCCCGAGTATTGGACACCAAGTTTTGGGAGCACATTTAAATAA
- the LOC110911877 gene encoding transcription factor bHLH112 isoform X2, translated as MGSYGGCWQNEVIMNMKTRSTDESSGGCATTISPDSAFQTPSTTTNWNQALLVNGTSDQEGYNQTLSEILNIPAGMNQEQASTFITSSGDCTGNLVSTSYGYPTSLLQNLLCSSPAPPPPLRPAAPVQQPLYGFQTNLDDIGTVSSMPRGLHLANKTPFWNTSALDLNDNRAGFFTSSQSRFVSSMYEEKPNCHNIKTQNKEIRDMGSSVKKSSGEPTFKRQRLETPSPLPTFKVRKEKLGDRVTALQQLVSPFGKTDTASVLHEAIEYIKHLHDQVNVLSTPYMKNGATMQVQQINDKMKDNPDGAKQQDLRSRGLCLVPVSSTFPVATEIAPEYWTPSFGSTFK; from the exons ATGGGCAGCTATGGAGGCTGCTGGCAAAACGAGGTAATCATGAACATGAAGACAAGGTCAACCGACGAGTCGTCGGGTGGTTGTGCCACCACTATCTCGCCGGATTCCGCCTTTCAGACACCGTCTACAACCACCAATTGGAATCAAGCTTTATTGGT AAATGGAACAAGTGATCAAGAGGGTTACAACCAAACCCTATCAGAAATCTTGAACATTCCAGCAGGTATGAACCAAGAACAGGCTTCAACTTTCATTACAAGCTCTGGTGATTGCACCGGAAACTTGGTTAGCACATCGTATGGTTACCCTACAAGTTTGCTACAAAATTTATTATGTTCATCGCcagcgccaccaccaccactgagGCCAGCAGCACCAGTACAACAACCACTTTATGGTTTTCAAACAAATTTAGATGATATTGGTACAGTTTCAAGCATGCCTAGAGGTTTACACTTGGCCAACAAGACACCTTTCTGGAACACATCAGCGTTGGATTTAAACGATAATCGAGCGGGCTTTTTCACTTCTTCGCAGTCTAGATTCGTGTCGTCGATGTATGAAGAGAAACCCAATTGTCATAACATCAAG ACTCAAAACAAGGAAATTCGAGACATGGGGTCATCAGTGAAGAAAAGTTCCGGTGAACCTACATTCAAGCGACAACGTCTCGAAACACCATCACCATTGCCTACATTTAAG GTTCGAAAAGAGAAACTAGGAGATCGAGTCACTGCGCTCCAGCAATTAGTTTCGCCATTCGGAAAG ACTGATACAGCATCTGTTCTCCATGAAGCCATTGAATACATTAAACACCTCCATGATCAAGTCAAT GTTTTAAGTACCCCTTATATGAAAAATGGAGCTACTATGCAAGTGCAACAA ATCAATGACAAAATGAAAGACAACCCGGATGGAGCTAAACAACAAGACTTAAGGAGCCGAGGACTTTGCCTCGTGCCTGTGTCGAGTACTTTCCCTGTTGCTACCGAGATTGCGCCCGAGTATTGGACACCAAGTTTTGGGAGCACATTTAAATAA